The following coding sequences lie in one Myxococcus xanthus genomic window:
- the glyA gene encoding serine hydroxymethyltransferase — MENIRTLAEVDPEIARVLREETHRQEEGLELIASENFVSPAVMEAVGSVLTNKYAEGYPGKRYYGGCEVVDVAESLAIARAKDLFGADAVNVQAHSGSQANMGAFMALMKPGDTMLSLDLNSGGHLTHGATFNFSGKLYKVVHYGLTRDTETIDFAQVESLAREHKPKVIVVGASAYPRTLDFAKFREIADAVGAAMLVDMAHIAGLVAAGVHPSPVPVADIVTSTTHKTLRGPRGGLVLSREQYAKTINSQIFPGIQGGPLMHVIAGKAVAFKEALSPEFKAYQQQTVANAKALAEALQRAGLRLTSGGTDNHLMLVDLRPKKLTGKVAEEVLDKAGITVNKNMIPFDPEKPMTTSGVRVGTPAITTRGMREAEMAVVGRLIGEALDAAQDDAALARIKGQVKELAQGFPLYASRLK, encoded by the coding sequence ATGGAGAACATCCGTACGCTGGCCGAAGTGGACCCGGAGATTGCCCGCGTCCTCCGCGAGGAGACCCATCGCCAGGAGGAAGGGCTGGAGCTCATCGCTTCGGAGAACTTCGTCTCTCCGGCGGTGATGGAGGCGGTGGGCTCGGTGCTCACCAACAAGTACGCGGAAGGCTACCCCGGCAAGCGCTACTACGGCGGCTGCGAGGTGGTGGACGTCGCGGAGAGTCTGGCCATCGCCCGCGCCAAGGACCTGTTCGGCGCGGACGCGGTCAACGTGCAGGCGCACTCCGGCAGCCAGGCCAACATGGGCGCCTTCATGGCGCTGATGAAGCCGGGCGACACCATGCTGTCGCTGGACCTCAACTCCGGCGGCCACCTCACCCACGGCGCCACGTTCAACTTCTCCGGCAAGCTCTACAAGGTCGTCCACTACGGCCTGACGCGTGACACGGAGACCATCGACTTCGCGCAGGTGGAGTCGCTGGCCAGGGAGCACAAGCCGAAGGTCATCGTCGTGGGCGCCAGCGCGTACCCGCGCACGCTGGACTTCGCGAAGTTCCGCGAGATCGCCGACGCGGTGGGCGCGGCCATGCTGGTGGACATGGCGCATATCGCTGGCCTGGTGGCCGCGGGTGTGCACCCCTCGCCGGTGCCGGTGGCGGACATCGTCACCAGCACCACGCACAAGACGCTGCGCGGTCCGCGCGGCGGCCTGGTGCTGAGCCGCGAGCAATACGCGAAGACCATCAACAGCCAGATCTTCCCCGGCATCCAGGGCGGCCCGCTGATGCACGTCATCGCCGGCAAGGCGGTGGCCTTCAAGGAGGCGCTGTCGCCGGAGTTCAAGGCGTACCAGCAGCAGACTGTCGCCAACGCGAAGGCGCTGGCGGAGGCGCTTCAGCGCGCCGGCCTGCGGCTGACGTCCGGTGGCACGGACAACCACCTGATGCTGGTGGACCTGCGCCCCAAGAAGCTCACGGGCAAGGTGGCCGAAGAGGTGCTCGACAAGGCCGGCATCACCGTGAACAAGAACATGATTCCGTTCGACCCGGAGAAGCCGATGACCACGTCCGGCGTCCGGGTGGGCACGCCGGCCATCACCACGCGCGGCATGCGCGAGGCGGAGATGGCGGTGGTGGGGCGGCTCATCGGTGAGGCGCTGGACGCCGCGCAGGACGACGCCGCGCTGGCCCGCATCAAGGGGCAGGTGAAGGAGCTTGCGCAGGGATTCCCGCTCTACGCCTCGCGGTTGAAGTAG
- the rpiB gene encoding ribose 5-phosphate isomerase B — protein sequence MKVILASDHAGLELRQELVAALTARGVAHEDVGPVTRDSVDYPDFAARVSRAVASGEATLGVLVCGTGIGMSIVANKHKGIRAALCTTEFEARMARAHNDANVLCLGQRVVGAGVGRAILEAFLSTAFEGGRHERRVQMIREAESQG from the coding sequence GTGAAAGTCATCCTCGCTTCAGACCACGCGGGCCTGGAGCTCCGGCAGGAGCTGGTGGCGGCGCTCACCGCGCGGGGCGTGGCCCACGAGGACGTGGGCCCCGTCACGCGGGACTCGGTGGACTATCCGGACTTCGCCGCGCGGGTATCCCGCGCCGTGGCGTCCGGGGAGGCCACCCTGGGCGTGCTGGTGTGTGGCACCGGCATCGGCATGAGCATCGTCGCCAACAAGCACAAGGGCATCCGGGCGGCCCTGTGCACCACGGAGTTCGAGGCCCGTATGGCCCGGGCCCACAATGACGCCAACGTGCTGTGCCTGGGCCAGCGCGTGGTGGGGGCCGGCGTGGGTCGCGCCATCCTGGAGGCGTTCCTCAGCACTGCTTTCGAAGGCGGCCGCCACGAGCGGCGCGTCCAGATGATTCGCGAGGCCGAGTCCCAGGGCTAA
- the fabF gene encoding beta-ketoacyl-ACP synthase II, whose translation MSQRRVVVTGTGLVSALGTGTEKNWQALIAGKSGIAQVARFDVGKIDTRIAGEVKDFEPEAFIEKREVRRMDLYAQFALAAAQMAVTESGIPIGPDQPHGYIPEKVGVIVGSGIGGISSLEEQHRKGLEKGFDRLSPFFIIQMIINMAPGLISMRYNCKGPNWAPVSACATSAHAIGEAWKSIRLGETDAVIAGGAEAAITPLGLGGFSVMKALSTRNDDPAGASRPFDKDRDGFVMGEGAGILVLEEMEAAKKRGANILAEVVGYGANSDAYHVTQPAPEGEGAARCMRLALQSAGMNPEDVGYINAHGTSTPFNDANETKAIKAVFGDHARKVAVSSTKSMTGHMLGAAGGFEGVVSALALARNILPPTINQTSPDPDCDLDYVPNQAREARVDAVMSNSFGFGGTNAVLVFKRF comes from the coding sequence GTGTCACAACGTCGAGTCGTCGTCACCGGAACCGGACTTGTTTCGGCTCTGGGAACCGGAACCGAGAAGAACTGGCAGGCGTTGATCGCCGGCAAGTCGGGTATTGCCCAGGTCGCGCGCTTTGACGTTGGGAAGATCGACACGCGCATCGCGGGTGAGGTGAAGGACTTCGAGCCCGAGGCGTTCATCGAAAAGCGCGAAGTGCGCCGGATGGACCTGTATGCGCAGTTCGCGTTGGCCGCCGCGCAGATGGCCGTGACGGAGTCGGGCATTCCCATTGGCCCGGACCAGCCGCACGGCTACATCCCGGAGAAGGTCGGCGTCATCGTCGGCTCGGGCATCGGCGGTATCTCTTCGCTGGAAGAGCAGCACCGCAAGGGGTTGGAGAAGGGGTTCGACCGGTTGTCGCCCTTCTTCATCATCCAGATGATCATCAACATGGCGCCGGGCCTCATCTCCATGCGGTACAACTGCAAGGGGCCGAACTGGGCGCCGGTGTCGGCGTGCGCCACCAGTGCTCACGCCATTGGCGAGGCCTGGAAGTCCATCCGCCTGGGTGAGACGGACGCGGTCATCGCCGGCGGTGCCGAGGCGGCCATCACCCCGCTGGGGCTGGGTGGCTTCTCGGTGATGAAGGCGCTGTCCACGCGCAATGATGATCCGGCCGGTGCCAGCCGGCCCTTCGACAAGGACCGAGACGGCTTCGTCATGGGCGAGGGCGCGGGCATCCTGGTGCTGGAGGAGATGGAGGCCGCGAAGAAGCGCGGCGCCAACATCCTGGCGGAGGTGGTGGGGTACGGCGCCAACTCGGACGCCTACCACGTCACCCAGCCGGCGCCGGAAGGCGAGGGCGCGGCGCGCTGCATGCGGCTGGCGCTCCAGTCCGCGGGGATGAACCCGGAGGACGTGGGCTACATCAACGCCCACGGCACCTCGACGCCGTTCAACGACGCGAACGAGACGAAGGCCATCAAGGCGGTGTTCGGCGACCACGCGCGCAAGGTCGCCGTGTCGTCGACCAAGTCGATGACGGGCCACATGCTCGGCGCGGCGGGCGGCTTCGAGGGCGTGGTCAGCGCGCTGGCGCTGGCGCGCAACATCCTGCCGCCCACCATCAACCAGACGTCGCCCGACCCGGACTGCGACCTGGACTACGTGCCCAACCAGGCGCGTGAGGCCCGGGTGGACGCGGTGATGAGCAACTCGTTTGGCTTCGGCGGCACCAACGCCGTGCTGGTGTTCAAGCGCTTCTAG
- the acpP gene encoding acyl carrier protein: protein MSTSTIEAKVKSIIADQLGVGEDEIKPESSFIEDLGADSLDIVELVMAMEEEFEVEIPDEEAENIKTVADATNYINTHKK from the coding sequence ATGTCGACGTCAACCATTGAGGCCAAGGTCAAGTCCATCATCGCCGACCAGCTCGGTGTCGGAGAGGATGAGATCAAGCCGGAGTCCTCCTTCATCGAGGACCTGGGCGCGGACAGCCTCGACATCGTGGAGCTCGTCATGGCGATGGAAGAGGAGTTCGAGGTCGAGATTCCCGACGAAGAGGCGGAGAACATCAAGACCGTCGCCGACGCCACCAACTACATCAACACCCACAAGAAGTAG
- the fabG gene encoding 3-oxoacyl-[acyl-carrier-protein] reductase yields the protein MSGFKDKVVLVTGGSRGIGRACAVAFAKAGASTVVISYAGNEAAAQETVALLQAEGAKAEAIRFDVSDSAACASAVDGIVKAHGRLDVLVNNAGVAVDGLVMRVKDEDWDKQLDTNLKGAFSLIRAVSRPMMKQKGGAIINITSVVGEMGNGGQAAYSASKAGLIGLTKSVARELSSRNIRVNAVSPGFIGTDMTHQINDEMRQKMLEGIPLGRLGNPEEVAGAVLFLAGDAASYITGEVLKVNGGMYM from the coding sequence ATGAGCGGCTTCAAGGACAAGGTCGTGCTCGTGACGGGTGGCTCGCGCGGCATCGGCCGGGCGTGCGCAGTGGCCTTCGCCAAGGCGGGGGCCTCCACCGTGGTCATCAGCTATGCGGGCAATGAAGCGGCGGCCCAGGAGACGGTGGCCCTGCTCCAGGCGGAAGGCGCCAAGGCGGAGGCCATCCGGTTCGACGTGTCCGACAGCGCCGCCTGCGCCAGCGCCGTGGATGGCATCGTCAAGGCCCACGGCCGGTTGGACGTGCTCGTCAACAACGCGGGCGTCGCGGTGGACGGCCTGGTGATGCGGGTGAAGGACGAGGACTGGGACAAGCAACTGGACACCAACCTCAAGGGCGCCTTCTCGCTCATTCGCGCCGTCAGCCGGCCCATGATGAAGCAGAAGGGCGGCGCCATCATCAACATCACCTCCGTGGTGGGGGAGATGGGCAACGGCGGTCAGGCGGCCTACTCGGCGTCCAAGGCGGGGCTCATCGGCCTGACCAAGTCCGTGGCGCGCGAGCTGTCCAGCCGGAACATCCGCGTCAACGCCGTGTCCCCCGGCTTCATCGGGACAGATATGACGCATCAGATCAATGACGAGATGCGCCAGAAGATGCTGGAGGGCATCCCCCTGGGTCGGCTGGGGAATCCGGAGGAGGTCGCCGGTGCCGTGCTCTTCCTGGCGGGGGACGCCGCGTCCTACATCACCGGCGAGGTCCTGAAGGTCAACGGCGGCATGTACATGTAA
- the fabD gene encoding ACP S-malonyltransferase — MSKVAFVFPGQGSQAVGMGKDLYENFPEARAVFDAVDAALGEKLSTLCFEGPDEALKLTANTQPAILTVSLAAHAVFAKRGPAPSFVAGHSLGEYSALVAAGALDLGDAARAVRARGTFMQEAVPAGVGAMAAVLGLVPEKVKAACDAAAEGQVVSPANYNSPEQTVIAGDVAAVERAGVKCKEAGAKRVMPLPVSAPFHCALMSPVQPRLAEVLGRIQVSAPSVPVVTNVEARPNADASRVVPLLLEQVSSPVRWIECVEALKAEGVTRIIELGPGKVLVGLVKRITKDIELFNVEDSASLDKALAALGVAP; from the coding sequence ATGTCGAAGGTCGCGTTCGTGTTCCCCGGGCAAGGCAGCCAGGCCGTGGGGATGGGCAAGGACCTGTATGAGAACTTCCCCGAGGCCCGGGCCGTGTTCGACGCGGTCGACGCCGCCCTGGGGGAGAAGCTCTCCACCCTCTGTTTCGAGGGCCCGGACGAGGCGCTGAAGCTCACGGCCAACACCCAGCCGGCCATCCTCACGGTGTCGCTGGCGGCGCACGCGGTGTTCGCGAAGCGGGGGCCGGCGCCGTCCTTCGTGGCGGGGCACTCGCTGGGCGAGTACTCGGCGCTGGTGGCGGCGGGCGCCTTGGACCTGGGCGACGCTGCCCGGGCGGTGCGCGCGCGCGGCACCTTCATGCAGGAGGCGGTGCCCGCGGGCGTGGGCGCCATGGCCGCGGTGCTGGGCCTTGTTCCGGAGAAGGTGAAGGCGGCCTGCGACGCGGCGGCCGAGGGGCAGGTGGTGTCGCCGGCGAACTACAACTCGCCCGAGCAGACGGTCATCGCCGGTGACGTCGCGGCGGTGGAGCGCGCCGGGGTGAAGTGCAAGGAGGCCGGCGCCAAGCGCGTGATGCCCCTGCCGGTGTCCGCCCCCTTCCATTGCGCGCTGATGTCGCCGGTGCAGCCCCGGCTGGCGGAGGTGCTGGGCCGCATCCAGGTGTCCGCGCCGTCCGTGCCGGTGGTGACCAACGTGGAGGCCCGTCCCAACGCGGACGCGTCGCGGGTGGTGCCGCTGCTCCTGGAGCAGGTGAGCTCGCCGGTGCGCTGGATTGAGTGCGTGGAGGCGCTGAAGGCCGAAGGCGTCACCCGCATCATCGAGTTGGGGCCGGGCAAGGTGCTGGTGGGCCTGGTCAAGCGCATCACCAAGGACATCGAGCTGTTCAACGTCGAGGACTCCGCGAGCCTGGACAAGGCGCTCGCGGCACTGGGGGTGGCACCATGA
- the plsX gene encoding phosphate acyltransferase PlsX has translation MRLVLDAMGGDHAPSAPVEGGVLFARAHPGHEVFLVGDEAKVAPLLGKLRPPSNLQVHHASEVVEMDEHASSAFRRKRDSSLRVGFELVRDGRAEALVSAGNSGAVMAGGLLTLGRLPGVERPAIAALFPALKGGGRCLLLDAGANVDCKPSHLAQFAVMGEAYVRARMGVARPRVAVLSNGEESSKGTPLTREASELLRRSDLDFVGYVEGKDLFSGEVQVVVTDGFTGNVVLKTSEGVGMGVIGMLRQAIERRGGLAEKVGAMLLQPALAGLRRVVDYAEYGGAPLLGIQGVGIVAHGRSTPRALFNALGAALAMAEGGVQAELTRCIGRAGAWLPTHPKGKRATDAGVSD, from the coding sequence ATGAGGCTGGTGCTGGATGCCATGGGCGGCGATCACGCGCCCTCCGCCCCCGTGGAGGGTGGGGTGCTCTTCGCGCGGGCCCACCCCGGCCATGAGGTGTTCCTGGTGGGGGACGAGGCGAAGGTGGCGCCCCTGCTGGGCAAGCTGCGGCCTCCGTCCAACCTCCAGGTCCACCACGCCTCTGAAGTCGTGGAGATGGACGAGCACGCCTCGTCCGCCTTCCGCCGCAAGCGGGACTCCTCCCTCCGGGTGGGCTTCGAGTTGGTGCGGGACGGCCGGGCGGAGGCGCTCGTCTCGGCGGGCAACTCCGGCGCCGTCATGGCCGGGGGCCTGCTCACGCTGGGACGGCTGCCGGGCGTGGAGCGTCCCGCCATCGCCGCGCTCTTCCCCGCGCTCAAGGGCGGCGGCCGGTGCCTGCTCCTGGATGCGGGCGCCAACGTGGACTGCAAGCCGTCGCACCTGGCCCAGTTCGCGGTCATGGGGGAGGCCTACGTGCGCGCGCGCATGGGCGTGGCCCGGCCCCGGGTGGCCGTGCTCTCCAATGGAGAGGAGTCCTCCAAGGGGACGCCGCTCACCCGGGAGGCCAGTGAGCTGCTGCGGCGCTCGGATCTGGACTTCGTGGGTTATGTGGAGGGCAAGGACCTCTTCTCCGGCGAGGTGCAGGTGGTGGTGACGGACGGGTTCACCGGAAACGTCGTCCTGAAGACATCCGAGGGCGTGGGCATGGGCGTCATTGGCATGCTGCGTCAGGCCATTGAGCGGCGCGGAGGGCTGGCGGAGAAGGTGGGGGCGATGCTGCTCCAGCCCGCGCTGGCCGGGCTGCGCCGGGTGGTGGACTACGCCGAGTACGGCGGGGCACCCCTGCTGGGCATCCAGGGGGTGGGCATCGTCGCGCATGGGCGCTCCACGCCCCGGGCCCTCTTCAACGCGCTGGGCGCGGCGCTGGCCATGGCGGAGGGGGGCGTGCAGGCGGAGTTGACGCGTTGCATCGGGCGCGCGGGAGCGTGGCTTCCGACCCACCCGAAGGGAAAAAGAGCGACAGACGCGGGCGTTTCCGATTAG